GCGTCACCCGAGAACGCGAGGAGAACGCCCGTGTCTGCCCAGGTCCCTGCCCCCATCGCCGGAAGCGAGCGAGCGGCGCTGCAGGGCACTACCGGCACGGAGCTCTTCGGCGACGACAAAGCGATCGTCGCGATGCGCGTCAACGGCCAGTTGCAGGACCTTTTCCGCGAGCTGCCCGCCGATGCGAAGGTCGAGCCGGTGCGCATCGACGAGCCGGACGGCCTGAACATCCTGCGGCACTCCGCCGCCCACGTGCTGGCCCAGGCCGTGCAGCAGATCAACCCGGACGCCAAACTGGGGATCGGACCGCCGATCACGGACGGCTTCTACTACGACTTCGATGTCGCGACGCCGTTCGTCCCTGAGGACCTCAAGGCCCTCGAGAAGGCGATGCAGAAGATCATCAACGAGGGGCAGACGTTCTCCCGGCGCGTCGTCTCCGATGAGGAAGCGCGCGCCGAACTGGCCGACGAGCCGTACAAGCTCGAGCTGATCGGGCTCAAGGGCAACGCGGGTGAGGCCGCCGAGGGGGCGGACGCGGAGGTCGGCGGAGGCGAGCTGACGATCTACGACAACCTGCGTCGCGACGGGTCGCGGGCGTGGGGTGATCTGTGTCGCGGGCCGCACCTGCCCTCGACCAAGCTGATCGGCAACGCGTTCAAGCTGACCCGCTCCGCCGCGGCGTACTGGCGCGGAAGCGAGAAGAACCCGCAGTTGCAGCGGGTCTACGGCACGGCGTGGCCCAGCAAGGACGAACTCAAGGCCTACCTGGACCGCCTCGCCGAGGCCGAGAAGCGCGACCACCGCAAGCTGGGCGCGGAGTTGGACCTGTTCTCCTTCCCCGACGAGCTGGGCTCCGGGCTGCCGGTCTTCCATCCCAAGGGTGGGGTGATCAAGCGGGAGATGGAGGACTTCGTGCGGCGCCGGCACATCGAGGAGGGCTTCTCCTACGTCGGCAGCCCGCACATCACCAAAGAGGGCCTCTTCCACACCTCCGGCCACCTGCCGTACTACGCCGACACGATGTTCCCGCCGATGGAGCTCGAGGGCGCGAAGTACTACCTCAAGGCCATGAACTGCCCGATGCACAACCTGATCTATCGGTCGCGCGGGCGGTCCTACCGCGAGTTGCCGATCCGGTACTTCGAGTTCGGTTCGGTCTACCGCTACGAAAAGTCCGGTGTGGTGCACGGTCTGACGCGGGTGCGGGGTCTGACGCAGGACGATTCGCACTCCTACTGCACCCCCGAACAGGCGCCGGCCGAGGTCAAGCATCTGCTGGACTTCGTGCTGTCGGTGCTGCGTGACTTCGGCTTGGACGACTTCTATCTCGAGTTGTCCACGCGGGACACCGAGGGCGACAAGAAGGACAAGTTCATCGGCTCCGATGAGGAGTGGGAGATCGCGACCAAGGTCCTGGAGGACGTAGCGAAGGAGTCCGGGCTGGAACTGGTGCCCGATCCGGGCGGCGCGGCGTTCTACGGTCCGAAGATCTCGGTACAGGCACGGGATGCGATCGGGCGTTCGTGGCAGATGTCGACGATCCAGTACGACTTCAACCAGCCGCGCGGTTTCGAATTGGAGTACCAAGCGGCTGACGGTTCGCGGCAACGGCCGGTGATGATTCACTCGGCCAAGTTCGGCTCCCTGGAGCGCTTCTTCGGGGTGCTCGTCGAGCATTACGCCGGCGCCTTCCCGCCGTGGCTGTCCCCGGTGCAGGTGCTCGGCGTGCCGGTCGCCGAGGAATTCGCCGACTACCTCGGCGGGGTGCTGGACACGCTGGCAGCGCAAGGGGTCCGGGTCGAACTCGACGACTCCGACGACCGGTTCCCCAAGAAGATCCGCAACGCATCCAAATCCAAGGTGCCGTTCGTGCTGATCGCGGGGGAGGAGGACCGATCGGCCGGTGCTGTGTCCTTCCGCTACCGCGACGGTTCGCAGAAGAACGCCGTACCGCTGGCTGACGCGGTAGCCGAGATCACCTCAGCGATCGAACGCCGCGCCCAGGTCTGAGGCGGTCCGTTCGCCGGTCGGGTGTGCTTCGATGCGAGGCATGAGCGACGTCCGCATCATCCCCGCCACTCGCGATGAGGGCCTGATCGTGGCGGCGCTCGCCCTCCAGATGGACCTGGAGGACGACGCCGCCACGCCGCGTCCCGGTTTCATCACCGAGTACGCCGATGCCTGGCTGGCCGACTACGCCCGCCGACCGACGTGGCTGGCTTTCGGTCCCGAGGGTGAGGCGGTCGGCCTGGTGCAGGCGGCCCTCATCACGAAGCTGCCGTCGTTGCGCAGGCCGGTCGTCAGTTGGCTGCACGTTGGCCAGGTCTTCGTGGTCCGCGCTCACCGCGGGCACGGTCTCGCCGGGCGGATGCTGACGGACGTGCAGGACTGGGCTCGTCGCCATCAGGTCGACCGCATCCAGCTCAACGCCCGGCAGCAGGCCCGCAGCGTCTACGAGCGGGCCGGCTTCACCCCGGCCGCGGACCGGCTGATGGAGTGGCGCCCCTGATTCAACCGAGAGGGCTGCAGGATCAGCCGACCGTGCGGACCGGCTCCACCACGAACACCGGGATCTGCCGGTCGGTCTTCGTCTGGTAGTTCGCGTACTCCGGGTACGCAGCCACGGCGCGATCCCACCACTGCTCGCGCTCCGGGCCGGACAGCTCACGGGCGATCCCGATCAGTTGGGTGGTGCCGTCCTGGACCTCGACCTCAGGGTTAGCCTGCAGGTTGTGGTACCACGCGGGGTGCTCCGGCGCGCCGCCCTTGGAGGCCACCACGCCGTACGAGCCGTCGTGCTCTACGCGCATCAGCGGCACCCGGCGCAGCAGACCGGATTTACGCCCACGGATGGTGTAGACCACGATCGGCCGGTCCATCACCTGGACCGACTCGGTGGTACCGGTCTTGTCGATGGTCTCCAGCTGGCCACGGACCCACTCGGTCTTCTCTTCGGCGATTTCGCCCGGCAACGCACTCTTGAAGGTCATATTCCCGCCAACCATGTGCGCCCGGCGATCATTCCGCGCCGGCCCGCACTGCCTAGGATCCAGCTATGGAGCGCGACGACGACTTCGCCCGGGTGCCCGATGGGTTCGAGCGGCTGTGGACCCCGCACCGGATGGTCTACATCGACACCCCGAAGCCGGAGAACGACGACTCCGACGCGTGCCCGTTCTGTGTCGCACCGACTCGCAGTGACGCCGACGGGCTGATCGTGCACCGCGGCGACCTGTGCTTCGTGGTGCTCAACCTTTTCCCGTACAACCCCGGCCATCTGCTGATCTGCCCCTACCGGCACGTTCCGCTCTACGTCGACCTGACCGACGAGGAGACGGCTGAGTTCACCGCCCTCACCAAGGCCGCCATCGCAGCGCTCACGACAGCCTCGGCGCCCGACGGGTTCAACCTGGGGATGAACCAGGGTGCCGTCGCCGGGGCCGGGGTCGCCGCGCACCTGCATCAGCACGTCGTCCCTCGCTGGGGCGGCGACGCGAACTTCCTGCCGATCGTCGCCCAGACCAAGGCGTTGCCGGTCCTGTTGGAAGACACTCGCGAGCGCCTGATGGCCGCTTGGCCGGAAGCGCAGGCCTGAACCCGTAGGCTCAGCAGCACCATGCTCAACCGATTCGCCCGGGCCCTGTTCACGACGTTGTTCGCCCCCATCGCCCGGTTCCTTCTGAAGCTGGGCATCAGTCCCGATGCCGTCACCATCGTCGGGACGCTCGGGGTGTGCGTCGGCGCCCTCGCGTTCTACCCGCGCGGCTCGTTCTTCTGGGGCACGATCTTCATCACCTGCTTCGTGTTCTCCGACATGATCGACGGCAACATGGCCCGCCAGTCCGGGCGCTCCAGCGTGTGGGGCGCCTACCTGGACTCCACCCTGGACCGGGTCGGTGACGCCGCGATCTTCAGCGGCCTGATCCTGTACTACGCCGGCAAGGGCGACAACATGGTCATGACCGCCCTCGCGCTGGCCTGCCTGGTGCTGGGCAGCGTCGTGTCCTACGCCAAGGCCCGGGCCGAGGGTCTGGGCATGACCGCCAACGTCGGGATCGCCGAGCGCGCTGACCGGCTCGTCGCGGTGCTGGTGACCACCGGGCTGGTCGGGATCCCGTTCCTGCATCTGCCCACCGCAGTCCTCGGCGTGGTGCTCGCGCTGTTGGCCGTGGCCAGCCTGATCACCGTGATCCAACGGATGCTCACCGTGCGTCAGCAGGCGCTCGCGGCGGAGACCGGGGCGTGAGCCGCCGCAGCGAGCTGACCGGGGCAGCGACCGTCGCGGGCTATCGCGCCGGGTGGGGGTTGGTACGGCGGTTGCCCGAGCGATCGGCGTACGCCGCGTTCCAGGTGATCGCTGACCGCGCCTACGCGCGGGGCGGCAAGAGCGTCCAACGGCTGCGGTCCAATTACGCCCGGGTCCGTCCGGAACTGGATGAGCCGGCGCTCGAGGCGTTGGTCAAGGAGGGGATGCGCTCCTATCTGCGGTACTTCTGCGACGCGTTCCGGTTGCAGTTGCAGAACCGCGAATCCCTCGACGGCATCGTCGAACTGGAGGATCACGGTGACGACATCCGGGCCCAGGTGGGAGCCGGCAAACCGTTG
The window above is part of the Branchiibius hedensis genome. Proteins encoded here:
- the pgsA gene encoding phosphatidylinositol phosphate synthase is translated as MLNRFARALFTTLFAPIARFLLKLGISPDAVTIVGTLGVCVGALAFYPRGSFFWGTIFITCFVFSDMIDGNMARQSGRSSVWGAYLDSTLDRVGDAAIFSGLILYYAGKGDNMVMTALALACLVLGSVVSYAKARAEGLGMTANVGIAERADRLVAVLVTTGLVGIPFLHLPTAVLGVVLALLAVASLITVIQRMLTVRQQALAAETGA
- a CDS encoding nitroreductase family deazaflavin-dependent oxidoreductase, producing the protein MTFKSALPGEIAEEKTEWVRGQLETIDKTGTTESVQVMDRPIVVYTIRGRKSGLLRRVPLMRVEHDGSYGVVASKGGAPEHPAWYHNLQANPEVEVQDGTTQLIGIARELSGPEREQWWDRAVAAYPEYANYQTKTDRQIPVFVVEPVRTVG
- a CDS encoding GNAT family N-acetyltransferase, translating into MSDVRIIPATRDEGLIVAALALQMDLEDDAATPRPGFITEYADAWLADYARRPTWLAFGPEGEAVGLVQAALITKLPSLRRPVVSWLHVGQVFVVRAHRGHGLAGRMLTDVQDWARRHQVDRIQLNARQQARSVYERAGFTPAADRLMEWRP
- the thrS gene encoding threonine--tRNA ligase is translated as MSAQVPAPIAGSERAALQGTTGTELFGDDKAIVAMRVNGQLQDLFRELPADAKVEPVRIDEPDGLNILRHSAAHVLAQAVQQINPDAKLGIGPPITDGFYYDFDVATPFVPEDLKALEKAMQKIINEGQTFSRRVVSDEEARAELADEPYKLELIGLKGNAGEAAEGADAEVGGGELTIYDNLRRDGSRAWGDLCRGPHLPSTKLIGNAFKLTRSAAAYWRGSEKNPQLQRVYGTAWPSKDELKAYLDRLAEAEKRDHRKLGAELDLFSFPDELGSGLPVFHPKGGVIKREMEDFVRRRHIEEGFSYVGSPHITKEGLFHTSGHLPYYADTMFPPMELEGAKYYLKAMNCPMHNLIYRSRGRSYRELPIRYFEFGSVYRYEKSGVVHGLTRVRGLTQDDSHSYCTPEQAPAEVKHLLDFVLSVLRDFGLDDFYLELSTRDTEGDKKDKFIGSDEEWEIATKVLEDVAKESGLELVPDPGGAAFYGPKISVQARDAIGRSWQMSTIQYDFNQPRGFELEYQAADGSRQRPVMIHSAKFGSLERFFGVLVEHYAGAFPPWLSPVQVLGVPVAEEFADYLGGVLDTLAAQGVRVELDDSDDRFPKKIRNASKSKVPFVLIAGEEDRSAGAVSFRYRDGSQKNAVPLADAVAEITSAIERRAQV
- a CDS encoding HIT family protein, yielding MERDDDFARVPDGFERLWTPHRMVYIDTPKPENDDSDACPFCVAPTRSDADGLIVHRGDLCFVVLNLFPYNPGHLLICPYRHVPLYVDLTDEETAEFTALTKAAIAALTTASAPDGFNLGMNQGAVAGAGVAAHLHQHVVPRWGGDANFLPIVAQTKALPVLLEDTRERLMAAWPEAQA